TGAGGTCAGAAAATGTACACAAACAAAAGACAATCTGATGGGAAGATCACATCGTGTAAGTTTGTTTGTGCAAATGAGGGTCATCGAttgaaagacaaaagatatcaTTTAACAAAGTGCCCTCAAGCTGAAACTAGAACTGATTGTCAAGTGCACATGAATTTGATAATGGACCGAAAGAAGGAAATATTGAAAGTGACCGAATTGGTTTTGGAACACAATCATCAACTACACCTTCCAGAAATCTTGCACTTAATGGTCTCACAAAggaaaattttcagatttacAAGCATTTGAAATCGAAACGGTGGATGATGCGAGAATTGGAACAAAAGATGCACATGAGTTGGCTAGTCGCCAAGTTGGTGGACCACTCAATCTTAGCTACATCATTAGTGATCACAAGAACTATTTGCGATTCAAGCGACAACGAGAGATAGTATATGGCCAAGCCGGTAGCATGCTTAAGTATTTTCAAGAGAAAATTGCTGAAAATCCATCATTTCAATATGCACTGCAAATGGATTGTGAAGAACAAATTGCAAACATATTCTGGACTGATGCTAAAATGATCATGAACTATGCATACTTTGGGGATGTTGTTAGTTTTGACACTACTTTTGGAACAAACAAGGAGAGCAGGCGTTTTGGTATCTTTGTCAGGTTCAATCATTTTAGAGAAAATGTAGTTTTTGGTGCTGCTCTCTTGTATGATGAAACTTTTGAATCCTTCAAGTGGTTGTTTGAGACCTTTCTAAAAGTTCATAATGGAAAGCAACCTAAAACCTTTTATATAGATCAAGATGCTGCAATGGGAAAGGCAGTTTGAAACTTTTGAATTTTAGAGTTTGTGAGATGCCCGTGGGGCTAGgaccttgtgatgagtgattgaacaACACAGTGTGCGTGTGACGTTTCTCTTGGTTGGTGTCGATGCAGGTGATAGGTGGAGACTGAACATGCGGCGACGTGTGAAGAATGAAGATATGATGCCACGCCGATGGACTGAGAGCGGTGAAGGGTGGATCAAGACTTGCGTTCGAGGGATTTGAGATCGTGCGGTGTATGTCTACTGTACCTGACGACACAGCGAGAGAACGTTGGTGGACGGTTTCTTGGTTaagccacaaaaccaagatcCCGGACGTTCGTTGCGGCGGACGTGGCTGAAGACGGGGACAATTGTCGATCGCGAGAAGATTCCGGATCGTCGTGCGGCGAGATCACGGGACGCCATGGTGCTAGATGGAAGGATCGCGGACATCGAGATTGTTTGCCGTGGAGGATGATATTGAGTGATACGCGCCGATTACGTTAATTTGATTTACGTAATGGCAAATTTGTAATTTAGGTAGTGCCACCCTATGGGTTATAAATATGTGGCACCTAGGATTGAGGGGTATGCGTTTTTAGGGTTTTTGGGCGtttgctacagtagccgccgtgaacagttccgcgctacagtagccgccgtGAACAGTTCCGCACTACAGTAGCCGCCTCCCTGAAGCTCTTCTTGCGTGCACTCCTCTCTCCAGTCTAGCCTAGGGTTTAATTCCTAGTGAGGGATTTTTGTTGATCTCTCTAATCAAGAGAGGGAGGACGATCGGGCGGAGGCTAGATGCAATTTTGTAAGAACAAGTACTTGGTTTAATACTTTATCATTAAGTATTGTTCTTCGTTTCATTGCATCGTGCTTATTTGTTCTTCGTCAGGTTTATCGTCGGTTTCAATCTAGGTTTTCTTGATCCGCATTTTATACTTAATTTCCTTGCATAATATTTTGAGAATAGATTTCTAGTGATCTTGTGAACCTATGTTTCGAGTTTCCTCGCGTTTGGATCTAATTTgctaaagttcttgaaatttgggagtttgatctgtttgcttccgtgcgaaattattttgagttgctcccattcaccccccctctggtcgcattttccggtcctacaattggtatcagagccggttaAGGTTTTCTCATACCTAATCTGTTGTGAAATCCACTTGTGGCGATCATGACTTCGTCTTCACATCCACCTGCTTTTGATGGAACCGATTACCCGTACTGGAAGGCTCGCATGAGTGCCTTTCTCAAGGGGAAAGGGATTGCGATTTGGAATATTACAATTGATACGACTTATGTGATTCCAGCTGATCCCTCAAATGCAGCTCACGctacaaaatatgaaaacaataaCAAAGCTGTAGATTTTCTCTTTGCTGCTTTGAGCAAATCTGAATTTGATCGTGTTTCTGACAAACAAGTTGCTCATGAGATTTGGTCTACTCTACAAAATTTTCATGAGGGCACCAACGCAGTGAAGATCCGGTTATTTGAAACTTACAGGCGCGAATATGATAATTTTATGCAATCGCCTGGTGAGTCTATCGAAAATCTTTTCGCTCGATTTTTGAGTCTTGTCAACAAAATGAAAGCCAACATAACGGTTATGCCGTATGATGATCATGCAAGGGCTCTCAAATTGTTGCATGCACTCGACTTGGATGTTTGGGGTACAAAAGTGGAAGCGATTGTTGAGTCTACTAATTATGAGACTCTTACAACTGATGAGCTTTTCAGTAAGCTTAAATCCAAAGAGATCGACATCCAATTTCGAAAAAAGCTTAACAATCCCACAGCTGGTTCTTCTTCAAATATTCCAATGGCTTTGGTTTCTGGGAGTACTAACACTAATGCTAATCTTTCATCTACTCCTAGTTTTGCTTTGTCCTCCTTGTGTCATATTGCAGATGATGAGTTGGAGGTATTTGATGATGATCAGCTTGTTTTGCTCACCAACAAGTTCAAGCGGGTATATGAAAACAGGCGAAATAGAAGGCGTTCAGAAGGATGCTTCAACTGTGGTGAGCGTGGACACTTCATTGCTGATtgtccaagcaaggtgaaggcacCGGAGCATGGCAACAGCTACAGGCGCCAGGAACAATCAAGGGACAGGAAGAACAAGAGTGATAGGCGTGGGAGAAAGAAGGGACAACAGAAGTTTActgacaagcaaatcaagaaggcTGCACATGTTCTCTTTTCTTCGCTGGGTAGCTTTGATTCAGATGCCTCCTACAACTCTAGTGATTCAGAGTCCGAAGATGAGAAGCCCAAAAAGACCAATGATGGAGGACTCTGTTTTCTTGCTGACATCAAGGGAGGCATGTGCACTATGGCTTTAAATGAGGGTGATGCATATGACTGCAGCAACGACTCTTCTGATAATGAGGTACAAAATTCTGCTGAAGAAGAAATTGAAGAGTTGACTAAACTTGttgataaacaaaataaaattctaGCAAGACTTAAGGCTGATCATGATAGAATATCTGCTGAATTAAAAACACTAAAAgatgctacacctgctgctgtaGAATGTGAGGAATGTTCTATTCATATGGTTTCTATTTCTGAATTGCAATCTAAGCATGCTGTtttagttgataaatttgattgtGCTAAGATTGAATTGGAAGAACTTCGCTCTCGTTCTGTTTTACTTGGTGCTTGTGCTACTTGTCCAATTTTGCAAACTGAGTTGAATGTTGCTAAATGCCATATTGTTCAGTTGGAGAAACACACTTGTCCTATTTTACCTGAGTGTTTGACTTGTCCTACTTTTGTTGCTGAAATTTCCATCTTAAAGAAGGACAATGCTGCTTTAGAAGAAGAAAACACTCATTTGAGAACAATCCTTGGTTGGTGTTCTGTGCGTGAGCCCCAGATTGGTATGACTATTGCACAAATTAAAAGGGGTGAACATTTTGGTGTTGGTTATGATTTGAAGCGTACTTTTGGTAAAAAGAATGCATATGGTGAGAACAATGGGCCTACTCCCAGTGAGAAGAGTCCACCGGTCTCATCTGAAGGTTTTGTGGTAGAACCTCCCAAGTCTGTTCCTAAAAAGCAGGTTTGGAGGGTTAAACCCAAACACTTCAAAAGCCTGAATAACACATGGCCACCAACTTGTGAACATTTGGATAACCTTAAGCCTGATTTTTCTGGTTCCACTTCTAAGGCTAAGGTTGTCGTTGCTCCTACTCAAAATATTTACCATTGCGATTTTTGTGATCGTGATGGTCATTTGGCGGAATTTTGCTTCCGTAGGAAGCGTGCTGAACGACGTGATCGGTACCCTGCACATGGTGCCTATGATCGTAGTGACTCTAGACGAGCGCCAGTTGTTCGCTTTTCTGGTTTTCGCTCACGTAATAGTGCCCCTGCGTCATATAGGAATGACATGCCACGTTTTCCCCCTCGTGGGCATCGTCGTTCTTTCGAGAGATTTGATTTTGCTAATGCTTCTTTTGAGCAAATGGCCCAGCACTGGTTTTCATTGCATTatcctaaccccagtgttgagtcATTAGCTCACTCTCGTGTTCGCTATTGATTGCAGGATGGAGGCGAGGAGAACATATGGATAATGGACTCTGGTTGTTCGCGTCACATGACCGGAGATGatagatggttctccagcctcacccccgcGAGCGGTAAAGAATACATTACATTCGGGGACAATAGTAAAGGAAAAGTGATGGCACATGGCTGTATCAAGGTAACCAATAAATTCATGCTAAAGGACGTCGCGAAGGTACGGAACTTACATTATAACTTGCTTTCTGTctcacaacttcttgatgatggtTTTGAAGTGCGTTTTAAGAAAGGCAATTCGCGAGTTCTAGATTCTATCGGTAACCTTGTTTGTcaaatctccccctttggacgaatttTCATGGTTGATTTCTCTAAATCTTTTGGACAAGCTCGTTGTTTGGTTGCTCATGGTTCTCTCCCCATTTGGAAGTGGCATCGTCGTTTGggtcacttgagctttgatttaCTATGCCGTTTGAGTTCGATGGGTTTGATAGATGGTTTACCGAAACTCAAGTTTGAGAAAGATTTGGTTTGTGCTCCTTGCAAACATGGCAAAATGATTGCGGCTTCTCATGCACCTGTGACTCAGGTGATGACAGAACGACCGGGTGAGTTGTTACATATGGACACTGTAGGTCCAGCCCGTGTTCGTTCtgctggtgggaagtggtatgtgCTCGTCATTGTGGATGATTTTTCTCGTTATTCATGGGTGTTCTTTTTGGaatccaaggatgaggcttttcaaTTTATTCATGATCTTGTTCTAAAGCTGAAAAATGAGTTATCCAATAATGTCGTTAGAgcaattcgcagtgataatggcacagaattcaagaaTGCTCGAATGAAATCTTTTTGTTCAGAACAGGGTCTTGATCATCAGTTTTCCTCACCGTATGTCCCCCCTCAGAATGGTGTTGTTGAAAGGAAAAATCGAACGCTTGTTGAGATGGCTAGGACAATGCTTGATGAACATAAAACCCCTAGACGTTTTTGGGCTGAGGCGATCAATACCGCTTGCTATGTTGCTAATCGTATTTTTCTGAGAGCTTTTCTGGGGAAAACATCTTATGAGTTGAGATATGGTCGTTGTCCAAAAGTTTCTCATTTTTGCGTATTTGGTTGTAAATGCTTTATTCTGAAAAAAGGAAATTTGGACAAATTTGAATCACGTTCTTCTGATGGGTTGTTCTTGGGGTATGCTTTGCAAGGGCGAGCTTACCGGGTTCTTAATCTTGATACTAATCGCATCGAGGAGACATGTGAGGTCACCTTCGACGAGACGATGCCTTGTTTCTCTTCTGCTTTtgagtgtgcaggtgatgatgagATTGGACAAAACATTTTTGAAGATGAGGTTGATGGActtgacgatgatgatgatgcaacaGAGGATCCAGCTGTGCTCGAGGCAACTCCCATTCAGACGCCTAGCAGCACGATAGACGATGGGCCTTCAGAGCTTTTCACATCCACAGCAGATCCTGCAGCTATACCTATTGTTGATCATGAACCAGCTACAATTGAGGGGGAGGCAACTTCTGTTAGAACAGCACCTCGACatattcagcgtcgccatccacctcaacaaatgaTAGGTAACTTGAATGAGCGCACGACAAGGTATAGATCTAGAAATCAATGTGTCCTTGCGCATTctgcatttgttgcctcttttgaaccCCGTGATGTTGGACATGCGctgtctgattctaattgggtcaatgccatgcatgaggagttagaaaattttgaacgaaatcaggtttgggttttggttgatcCACCTTTTTCTTGCAAACCAATTGGTACTAAATGGGTTTTTAAGAACAAACAAGGGGAAGATGGTCTTGTTGTCAGAAACAAAGCCAGATTGGTGGCTCAGGGTTTCTGTCAAAAGGAGGGTATTGAttatggtgaaacttttgctcctgttgctcgtttAGAAGCTATTCGCATTTTGCTTGCTTTTGCTGCCTCACGTGGTTTTAAGCTTtatcaaatggacgtgaagagtgcctttttgaaTGGGTATATAGAAGAGGAAGTTTATGttaaacaaccccctggttttgaaCATCCTAAATTTCCTAATCATGTTTTCAAGTTACAAAAGGCTTTATATGGGTTGAAGCAAGCACCTCGTGCTTGGTATGCTAGACTGAAAACTTTTCTACTTGAAAATGGGTTCAAAATGGGttctgttgataaaactttattTCTCCTCAGACAAGGCAATGATTCTCtaatagttcagatatacgtggatgatatcatttttggtggTTCGTCTCATTTTCTTGTTGCAAAGTTTGCAGAATCGATGAGTAAggagtttgagatgtctatgatgggtgagttgacctTTTTCCTAGGATTGCAAATTAAACAAACACAGGAAGGGACATTTGTGCATCAGGGAAAATATACAATGGATGTCCTGAAGAAGTTCGACATGGCTGATGCTAAGCCAATTTCAACGCCCATTCCGACTAGCGCAGCTTTGGATGCTGATGAAGATGGAGAATCCGTGGATCAGAAGGAATATAGAAGCATGATTGGGTCACTTTTGTACTTGACTGCGACGAGACCGGATATACACTTTGCTGTGTGTCTGTGCGCTCGTTTTCAGGCATCTCCCAGGACCTCTCACCGTCAGGCGGTGAAGCGCATAATGAGGTACCTTCGTTTCACTCCTGAATTTGGCCTTTGGTACTCTGCTTCTTCGACGCTCAGTTTGTGTGGTTATTCGGATGCTGATTTTGCTGGGTGTCGTTTGGATAGAAAATCTACATCAGGTACTTGCCAGTTTTTGGGTTCTTCTCTTGTTTCTTGGTCCTCTAGAAAACAATCCAATATTGCTCAATCTACtacagaggccgagtatgttGCTGCTGCTAGTTGTTGTTCTCAGCTTTTATGGATGATAGCAACCCTTCGCGATTTTGGTTTGTCGTTTTCTCATGTTCCTCTCTTGTGTGATAGCACCAGTGCCATCAGTGTTGCTAAGAATCCTGTGCTGCATTCTAAAACGAAACATATTGATGTTCGTTATCattttctaagagatcatgttgAAAAGGGTGATATTGAGCTTAAGCATGTTGATACTAGTCAGCAGTTGGCTGATATTTTAACTAAACCACTCGATCAAGCCACGTTTGCACGTTTGCGTGGTGAGTTTGGTGTGTGTTATCCTTTCTAGTATTAATGTTTTTGTCGCTTCGGTTACATATGCCTTATACTTGTTTCAGCGAATTTGTGATAAATGCCTTTGGAGAGGTTGTGATGCTTTGGGTGAccatattttgttttgaaaacagcACACAGATACTTCATGATTTTATCAGGCTTGTTTACATGTTCTTGTTCTAGTATCTGGTTGAATACTCGACATATATCTTGCTCACGGTTCGGTTTTGGCTCCTTTCAATGGGTCAAAGACCGGTTCGTCACTGTGAATGTAGCTTCTTTTGGGCCTATGAAAGAACAAATGTTCTTTGTGTCGCAAAGACACACATGAACCGGGCACTCTATAGTCCAGGGGCTGTCAAAAGATCCCAGATCAGCAgggacaacaaaagaaaaatgggtTCAGTATTCAGCATATAACATTGGGAACAATATATATGATGCTGAGATTTGGGTTTGTATATACAGACTTGTGCTTTAGGCATGGCAGCCTAAGTTGGTTACTCACAGCTTGCCCCAGTCGCAGGTGTTGTGTGTGCCACGGGTttgtctttcatggcatagaccTGATTCAAgcatttgcagtgaactttgattGGAAGCTTTGTTACCCGTCGTGTGAGCTTGCTATATGTCTTGTCTTCAGCTTGATACTGGCTTTGAATTTGTTTGCATGGTCTGACTAATTGGTTTTCAAAAggttctaatttaaatttctatgGTCATTGCATTGTGTTGCTGCTTTTCTGAACAGCTGGTTTTGCTGGTTCGCTGGTATAAGTATTTGATATATGTCTCTGAAGCTTCTATCTGTGCCGTCCCCTCATGTATCTTTTACTTGATGGAGtgctttgtcaacaagggggagaatgagtGACACAAATTCATTGCTGAGTCTCAGGGGGAGGTTGAGTTTGAGCATTTTGACAGGGGGAGTTTGTCAGCTTTGGAGCTTTTCAGTTACTCTTGTATTTGTCTTGATTGTGTCGAGCCTAGCTTTTGTTGCTAGCCCATGTCTTTGGGGATCAAGTTTGTtagattgttttcttttctttcttcttttactctatttttgtttgaataaatttgtgtggtgtggtgttgtcaatgcactcatcaagggggagattgagatgCCCGTGGGGCTAGgaccttgtgatgagtgattgaacaACACAGTGTGCGTGTGACGTTTCTCTTGGTTGGTGTCGATGCAGGTGATAGGTGGAGACTGAACATGCGGCGACGTGTGAAGAATGAAGATATGATGCCACGCCGATGGACTGAGAGCGGTGAAGGGTGGATCAAGACTTGCGTTCGAGGGATTTGAGATCGTGCGGTGTATGTCTACTGTACCTGACGACACAGCGAGAGAACGTTGGTGGACGGTTTCTTGGTTaagccacaaaaccaagatcCCGGACGTTCGTTGCGGCGGACGTGGCTGAAGACGGGGACAATTGTCGATCGCGAGAAGATTCCGGATCGTCGTGCGGCGAGATCACGGGACGCCATGGTGCTAGATGGAAGGATCGCGGACATCGAGATTGTTTGCCGTGGAGGATGATATTGAGTGATACGCGCCGATTACGTTAATTTGATTTACGTAATGGCAAATTTGTAATTTAGGTAGTGCCACCCTATGG
This portion of the Panicum virgatum strain AP13 chromosome 2N, P.virgatum_v5, whole genome shotgun sequence genome encodes:
- the LOC120662299 gene encoding uncharacterized protein LOC120662299, which gives rise to MPYDDHARALKLLHALDLDVWGTKVEAIVESTNYETLTTDELFSKLKSKEIDIQFRKKLNNPTAGSSSNIPMALVSGSTNTNANLSSTPSFALSSLCHIADDELEVFDDDQLVLLTNKFKRVYENRRNRRRSEGCFNCGERGHFIADCPSKVKAPEHGNSYRRQEQSRDRKNKSDRRGRKKGQQKFTDKQIKKAAHVLFSSLGSFDSDASYNSSDSESEDEKPKKTNDGGLCFLADIKGGMCTMALNEGDAYDCSNDSSDNEVQNSAEEEIEELTKLVDKQNKILARLKADHDRISAELKTLKDATPAAVECEECSIHMVSISELQSKHAVLVDKFDCAKIELEELRSRSVLLGACATCPILQTELNVAKCHIVQLEKHTCPILPECLTCPTFVAEISILKKDNAALEEENTHLRTILGWCSVREPQIGMTIAQIKRGEHFGVGYDLKRTFGKKNAYGENNGPTPSEKSPPVSSEGFVVEPPKSVPKKQDGGEENIWIMDSGCSRHMTGDDRWFSSLTPASGNLDKFESRSSDGLFLGYALQGRAYRVLNLDTNRIEETCEVTFDETMPCFSSAFECAGDDEIGQNIFEDEVDGLDDDDDATEDPAVLELQLRGRQLLLEQHLDIFSVAIHLNK